The following proteins are encoded in a genomic region of Trypanosoma brucei gambiense DAL972 chromosome 8, complete sequence:
- a CDS encoding T. brucei spp.-specific protein, (fragment), which produces MLDTNGTAELTVHCASPLHPSSNSRNSKQLSPITPIASTIHSASANSPLSQCQQNTAEVGIGGPHFALPLTAVGADTAAGEAVSIANGTFSGNGLSAYVSKLSEIVGEPPFTEEEILEELEKLRTRSQLTSAPFNRRLLPILARYQLREKWGPAAEPYAERLVTDDGSVVPSFLPELHRIRERRQQLDKVQKCRSFHCYKIPPPPLRPQGETSTTRPLLEEELVAAKQFTRSWLGPSHKATPDTNDYKHTFNNEGQQTPRGKRIPDVFSSPQTPQTPPTEKDHTAMQSSRTKTMLVNSTIDIPNNQGNDANESRIRGMSASSLLVNSTMGIPNNQGNDANESRIRGMSASSLLVNSTIGIPNNQGNDANESRIRGMSASSLLVNSTMGIPNNQGNDANESRIRGMSASSLLVNSTMGIPNNQGNDANESRIRGMSASSLLVNSTMGIPNNQGNDANESRIRGMSASSLLVNSTMGIPNNQGNDANESRIRGMSASSLLVNSTMGIPNNQGNDANESRIRGMSASSLLVNSTMGIPNNQGNDANESRIRGMSASSLLVNSTMGIPNNQGNDANESRIRGMSASSLLVNSTMGIPNNQGNDANESRIRGMSASSLLVNSTMGIPNNQGNDANESRIRGMSASSLLVNSTMGIPNNQGNDANESRIRGMSASSLLVNSTMGIPNNQGNDANESRIRGMSASSLLVNSTMDIPNNQGNDANESRIRGMSASSLLVNSTMGIPNNQGNDANESRIRGMSASSLLVNSTMGIPNNQGNDVNESRIRGMSASSLLVNSTMGIPNNH; this is translated from the coding sequence ATGCTGGACACCAATGGGACTGCAGAACTCACCGTGCACTGTGCGAGTCCGCTACATCCCTCAAGTAACAGTCGTAACTCGAAGCAGTTAAGCCCCATAACACCGATCGCCAGCACCATCCACTCGGCAAGCGCCAACAGTCCACTCTCTCAATGCCAGCAGAACACCGCAGAGGTTGGCATCGGGGGACCGCACTTTGCGCTTCCATTGACTGCTGTCGGGGCTGACACCGCTGCCGGGGAGGCGGTTTCCATTGCAAACGGAACATTCAGTGGCAACGGGCTCTCGGCCTACGTATCGAAATTGTCGGAAATAGTTGGTGAACCGCCATTTACAGAGGAAGAGATACTTGAAGAATTGGAAAAACTGCGCACACGCTCACAGCTAACGTCAGCACCTTTCAACCGTCGATTATTACCCATACTTGCACGGTATCAGCTAAGAGAGAAGTGGGGGCCAGCAGCGGAGCCGTACGCCGAGCGTCTCGTCACAGATGATGGTTCAGTGGTTCCTTCATTCCTCCCAGAATTGCATCGTATTCGTGAAAGACGGCAGCAGCTGGATAAGGTGCAGAAGTGCCGCTCCTTCCACTGCTACAAaataccaccaccaccgctccgACCCCAAGGAGAAACATCCACCACGCGACCACTACTGGAGGAGGAGTTAGTCGCGGCCAAACAGTTTACACGTTCTTGGCTGGGGCCTTCTCACAAAGCAACGCCTGATACCAATGATTACAAACACACTTTCAACAACGAGGGACAACAAACgccaagggggaaaagaatcCCTGATGTGTTTTCCAGTCCGCAGACACCACAAACGCCGCCAACGGAAAAAGATCACACGGCAATGCAGTCCAGTCGCACGAAGACTATGCtggttaacagtaccatagacatcccaaataatcagggaaacgatgccaatgaatcccgtatacgaggtatgagtgccagcagcctgttggttaacagtaccatgggcatcccaaataatcagggaaacgatgccaatgaatcccgtatacgaggtatgagtgccagcagcctgttggttaacagtaccataggcatcccaaataatcagggaaacgatgccaatgaatcccgtatacgaggtatgagtgccagcagcctgttggttaacagtaccatgggcatcccaaataatcagggaaacgatgccaatgaatcccgtatacgaggtatgagtgccagcagcctgttggttaacagtaccatgggcatcccaaataatcagggaaacgatgccaatgaatcccgtatacgaggtatgagtgccagcagcctgttggttaacagtaccatgggcatcccaaataatcagggaaacgatgccaatgaatcccgtatacgaggtatgagtgccagcagcctgttggttaacagtaccatgggcatcccaaataatcagggaaacgatgccaatgaatcccgtatacgaggtatgagtgccagcagcctgttggttaacagtaccatgggcatcccaaataatcagggaaacgatgccaatgaatcccgtatacgaggtatgagtgccagcagcctgttggttaacagtaccatgggcatcccaaataatcagggaaacgatgccaatgaatcccgtatacgaggtatgagtgccagcagcctgttggttaacagtaccatgggcatcccaaataatcagggaaacgatgccaatgaatcccgtatacgaggtatgagtgccagcagcctgttggttaacagtaccatgggcatcccaaataatcagggaaacgatgccaatgaatcccgtatacgaggtatgagtgccagcagcctgttggttaacagtaccatgggcatcccaaataatcagggaaacgatgccaatgaatcccgtatacgaggtatgagtgccagcagcctgttggttaacagtaccatgggcatcccaaataatcagggaaacgatgccaatgaatcccgtatacgaggtatgagtgccagcagcctgttggttaacagtaccatgggcatcccaaataatcagggaaacgatgccaatgaatcccgtatacgaggtatgagtgccagcagcctgttggttaacagtaccatggacatcccaaataatcagggaaacgatgccaatgaatcccgtatacgaggtatgagtgccagcagcctgttggttaacagtaccatgggcatcccaaataatcagggaaacgatgccaatgaatcccgtatacgaggtatgagtgccagcagcctgttggttaacagtaccatgggcatcccaaataatcagggaaacgatgtcaatgaatcccgtatacgaggtatgagtgccagcagcctgttggttaacagtaccatgggcatcccaaataatcaTG
- a CDS encoding p-nitrophenylphosphatase, putative, with the protein MASVSSGVPLTAPSAQKLLQSVKYILLDVDGVVWSGPRVLPNIPQTLQYLRSLGKEIRFLTNNASVSRSSLAQLFRQRGIEGVKESEVYNSGYAAALRLRRICGAAEGNQERQEGNEPASDKRLVRGNVFVIGEEGLHEELQRVLAPGYITYGMELHDAEKVGGYNSANAATAWKERILPAPLRQLKPPDGITDYGRGISLTDLSPVAVVVGLDLHFNMLKLAYASLCLHRGAGSNTDSEGDRIGGDRDRTPDKGLQKPVCFIATNEDPQIPIGEEGLLLPGAGGMVSALRTVSGRNPDAVCGKPHVDMARIMFEAEGITDARQCLMVGDRLTTDIAFGNAAGCRTLFVLSGAESMADIARAKSTGDSQLLPEFVAPSLASLMPDARDD; encoded by the coding sequence ATGGCTAGCGTGTCATCAGGAGTTCCCCTCACCGCCCCGTCAGCGCAAAAACTATTGCAGTCAGTGAAGTACATCCTTCTCGACGTGGATGGCGTAGTGTGGTCGGGGCCGCGTGTGCTTCCCAACATTCCGCAGACATTGCAGTATTTGCGCTCACTTGGGAAGGAGATCCGCTTCCTCACGAACAACGCCTCCGTGTCGCGCAGCAGTCTCGCGCAGTTGTTTAGGCAGCGCGGCATTGAGGGCGTTAAAGAGAGTGAAGTGTACAACAGTGGCTATGCTGCCGCCCTGAGGCTGCGCCGCATTTGTGGCGCTGCAGAGGGTAATCAGGAGCGGCAAGAGGGGAACGAACCAGCTAGCGATAAGAGGCTGGTGAGGGGAAATGTATTTGTTATCGGCGAGGAGGGTCTTCATGAGGAGCTGCAGCGTGTTCTTGCGCCGGGGTACATTACGTATGGGATGGAGTTACACGATGCAGAGAAGGTAGGTGGTTACAACAGCGCAAATGCAGCCACCGCGTGGAAGGAGCGCATTCTTCCGGCTCCGCTACGTCAACTGAAACCCCCTGATGGTATCACCGACTACGGAAGGGGCATTTCACTGACAGACCTCTCACCGGTGGCTGTAGTGGTAGGACTTGACCTGCATTTTAACATGCTTAAATTGGCCTATGCTTCACTCTGCCTTCATCGAGGGGCTGGCAGTAACACTGACAGTGAGGGAGATCGTATCGGCGGAGACCGTGACCGCACGCCGGATAAAGGACTTCAGAAACCTGTTTGCTTCATCGCAACAAATGAAGACCCCCAAATACCCATTGGCGAAGAGGGACTCCTCCTTCCTGGGGCAGGTGGAATGGTTTCCGCACTGCGCACCGTATCGGGTCGGAACCCTGACGCCGTGTGCGGAAAACCGCATGTTGACATGGCGCGGATAATGTTTGAGGCAGAGGGCATCACCGATGCGCGTCAGTGCCTGATGGTGGGTGACCGCCTGACAACTGACATTGCCTTTGGTAACGCCGCTGGTTGCCGCACGCTGTTTGTGCTCAGTGGCGCAGAGTCCATGGCGGACATTGCGAGGGCAAAGAGCACCGGGGATTCGCAGCTCCTTCCTGAGTTCGTTGCGCCTTCGCTAGCCTCCTTGATGCCTGATGCACGTGACGACTAA
- a CDS encoding aminopeptidase, putative, whose product MHRWRPTHCTLQLNFLRPSECGEGQPQVLRAGDAYSGTSTIRYLRCDSKKDEGSTSPAVGSPTRNEPNVAIPRKEDGLHFHAITNIPHSLPKALPLTLQSMKVQMASQRSGAVSLKVLKVVDESNSISDGNKNNSGTGPTGASRSDKHVKNCEARKREKQSLKKKQRCKNSDEHNSMGGDGSCEQQADDPGSKYVYFEGGADMPAGSTVLLSIAFTGRVQAWDQGGIYAGEQKEGGAGSRVLLTHFEVALARLAFPCPDDPQEYRIVWQLQLLQLPAEYNMVVSNTTEITKKAVGSRGMQYSFAPIGPLPAYVIAFAAFAGTVEVLEDLQLRGLPAVEYIEQTTSGKSLSAHDGRGNHAMRTVTMRVVTHATSGVTPPVLAQVAHTARDAIRLLEDFFDSPIPLQQLPFCSSHSSNDHWGSDYYCCEWQQYGGGETLTIVVAPTMPYISGMEHHGCIFLNESIYSLTQSVGGTGARGASRSNAPGSETVVEVERVELIVHELVHHWVGNALGMPFVLKEGVCQLMEQCLGDVIMGRPMRKVRPAATGANTTASNINTDSTKTRADDANLVIVDAEKGKEFTFHSYQKALNTLRNVVSVMGFNVFKERMQRMYASEVLEDARSKTSSLPPYVSATKFMAYMNPQDAALYCT is encoded by the coding sequence ATGCACCGTTGGCGTCCAACGCATTGCACGCTTCAGCTCAACTTCCTGCGCCCTAGTGAATGTGGCGAGGGCCAACCTCAGGTTCTGCGAGCGGGAGATGCCTACAGTGGGACGTCCACCATCCGTTATTTGCGCTGCGACTCTAAGAAAGACGAAGGCAGCACCTCACCAGCGGTGGGTTCGCCCACCCGTAACGAGCCGAACGTTGCAATCCCACGCAAAGAGGACGGGCTGCACTTCCACGCCATAACAAACATCCCGCATAGCCTCCCGAAGGCCTTGCCCCTCACGCTGCAATCCATGAAGGTGCAGATGGCATCGCAACGCAGCGGAGCCGTGTCTCTAAAAGTGTTGAAGGTTGTGGACGAAAGCAACAGCATCAGTGAcggtaataaaaataatagtggAACCGGCCCAACTGGGGCGAGTAGGAGCGATAAGCACGTAAAGAACTGCGAGGCACGGAAGCGTGAAAAGCAGTCCctgaagaaaaagcagcgttgcaaaaacagtgatgAGCACAACAGCATGGGAGGAGATGGAAGTTGTGAACAGCAGGCCGACGACCCAGGATCGAAATATGTCTATTTCGAAGGAGGAGCGGACATGCCGGCAGGTTCGACAGTCCTCTTGTCCATAGCATTCACCGGAAGGGTGCAGGCATGGGACCAAGGTGGCATTTACGCCGGGGagcagaaagagggaggggcaGGTTCACGAGTTCTACTCACACATTTTGAGGTTGCCTTGGCTCGCTTGGCTTTTCCATGTCCTGATGATCCACAAGAGTACCGTATCGTATGGCAATTGCAATTACTGCAATTACCGGCGGAGTACAACATGGTGGTGAGCAACACAACTGAGATTACAAAGAAGGCTGTGGGAAGCAGAGGCATGCAGTACTCGTTCGCTCCCATTGGACCATTGCCCGCCTATGTGATTGCCTTCGCTGCCTTCGCAGGAACAGTTGAGGTGCTAGAAGACTTGCAGCTGCGCGGACTCCCGGCCGTCGAGTACATCGAGCAAACTACTAGTGGTAAGAGTCTTTCTGCCCACGACGGTAGGGGCAACCACGCGATGAGGACAGTAACGATGCGGGTTGTCACTCATGCGACGAGTGGGGTGACTCCACCTGTACTCGCGCAAGTGGCCCACACGGCACGTGATGCCATCCGGCTACTGGAAGACTTTTTCGACTCACCGATACCTCTCCAACAGCTGCCGTTCTGTTCCTCACATTCTTCAAACGACCACTGGGGTAGCGATTATTACTGTTGTGAGTGGCAGCAGTATGGAGGGGGTGAAACACTAACTATTGTCGTCGCACCAACAATGCCGTACATCTCGGGCATGGAGCATCATGGTTGTATCTTTCTTAATGAATCCATCTACAGTCTTACGCAGTCCGTCGGAGGCACAGGTGCCAGAGGAGCATCAAGGTCTAACGCACCGGGTTCCGAGACCGTCGTCGAGGTGGAACGTGTGGAGCTTATCGTGCACGAGCTTGTGCATCATTGGGTGGGGAATGCCCTCGGAATGCCCTTTGTACTCAAAGAGGGCGTCTGTCAGTTAATGGAGCAGTGTCTTGGCGATGTGATTATGGGAAGGCCCATGAGAAAAGTGAGGCCTGCTGCGACGGGTGCCAACACGACAGCGTCTAACATCAACACGGACTCGACAAAAACGCGGGCGGATGACGCTAATTTGGTAATTGTGGAtgcggaaaagggaaaggagttCACATTCCACTCCTATCAAAAGGCGCTAAACACACTGAGGAATGTGGTGAGCGTTATGGGGTTTAACGTATTCAAGGAGCGGATGCAACGGATGTACGCGTCGGAAGTGCTCGAGGACGCAAGAAGTAAAACCTCGTCGCTTCCACCGTATGTATCAGCAACAAAATTCATGGCCTACATGAATCCGCAAGATGCTGCACTGTACTGTACGTGA
- a CDS encoding 3,2-trans-enoyl-CoA isomerase, mitochondrial precursor, putative, which produces MRRSVVTSLHTASFASLTRVGVFNVAAVAHLAIRSQTTMHGAPGNTSPGPRPPVQQGTVPMQHHQQMHPSAVGAEAEDDFEPPCKPSEPPKMLKVDTSDRGITTVALNRAPVNSLSLELFEELNSWMLWLGSDESCRAVILTSSIPTVFSAGLDINELHNPEPERLRRFWKSFQEAWLILNSFPKPIIGAVSGNSPAGGCVLALGCDFRVMLRHPTDKPDRPFRIGLNETKLGITTPPWVVPAYAYVLGSRRAERMLQLGDTPTADEALRVGLVDLVVDGEQQLREAVLKEAERFLSVPQQSRWMLRDMLRREYLQVIGSEEDREYDTQFFVELMMNPDVQKSLEAFTARLKGVAVKK; this is translated from the coding sequence ATGCGACGCAGTGTTGTGACATCTCTTCACACAGCTTCGTTTGCTTCACTCACCAGAGTTGGAGTTTTCAATGTCGCTGCTGTTGCGCATTTAGCGATCCGTTCACAAACAACAATGCACGGGGCACCGGGTAATACTTCCCCAGGGCCCCGACCTCCGGTACAGCAAGGAACAGTTCCAATGCAACATCACCAGCAGATGCACCCATCGGCAGTGGGTGCGGAGGCAGAAGATGACTTTGAGCCTCCATGCAAGCCGTCGGAGCCTCCAAAAATGCTGAAGGTGGACACAAGTGACCGGGGCATCACGACAGTAGCACTTAATCGCGCACCCGTGAACTCACTCAGTCTAGAGCTCTTTGAAGAACTCAACAGTTGGATGTTGTGGCTCGGCAGCGACGAAAGTTGCAGGGCGGTCATCCTAACATCCTCCATACCCACAGTCTTCTCAGCGGGTCTGGACATAAACGAGTTACACAATCCAGAGCCCGAGCGCCTCCGGCGCTTTTGGAAGAGCTTTCAGGAGGCGTGGCTCATTCTCAACAGCTTCCCGAAACCAATCATCGGAGCGGTTAGCGGCAATTCTCCAGCTGGTGGATGCGTTCTCGCTCTTGGTTGTGATTTTCGTGTGATGCTCCGGCACCCGACCGATAAACCCGATCGGCCATTCCGTATTGGGCTCAACGAGACGAAACTTGGTATAACCACACCACCCTGGGTTGTGCCCGCCTATGCGTACGTTCTCGGTTCGCGACGTGCTGAGAGGATGCTTCAACTTGGTGATACGCCCACCGCTGACGAAGCACTGCGAGTGGGCTTGGTTGATTTGGTTGTGGATGGGGAACAGCAGCTCCGTGAAGCAGTCTTGAAGGAGGCTGAGCGCTTCCTGTCAGTTCCACAACAATCCCGCTGGATGCTACGTGACATGCTCCGCCGCGAGTATTTGCAGGTCATTGGCTCCGAGGAAGACAGAGAATATGACACGCAGTTCTTCGTGGAGCTCATGATGAACCCGGACGTGCAGAAGAGTCTCGAAGCCTTCACAGCGCGTCTGAAGGGAGTGGCAGTGAAAAAGTAA
- a CDS encoding metal-ion transporter, putative: MVEKPREQHQLLPVRAGRATGYSATAVEVTTSTPHSPMSKSGGGRQAHVEPTEMRRRRESKVLLSALLFCFVFMSVEFVFGVLAHSLALLTDASHLLIDVGAYAMSVVSLCTASRSSCGKYNYGWHRAEVIGTLVSIFSIWALVVWIVMEGLDRSWTVVKCSRIHAMLATTAQQYKRINSISYYGFSNISQRPTVDKDGALREATHMEMCTSIDSPIMVVVGVLGMVVNVVCAAILYFGGSHGHSHFGGSHHHSHSGNGEEEDSLCEENTEHNHSHDHGHGYGHSGSEGEGHDHSHSHSGRGFAVHAALLHALGDCVQSLGVILAGIFIYVANRYSYGVPSYRYSIYNLADPLCSLLFAVITLNMTRPLLRDLLGILMESTPPGINYSELSSALRSIKGVEGVHDLHVWSIASDYAALSVHLEADDKDAALQKAQEVCKRFGITHTTIQVDTVENGAGLCHSTCGTV; encoded by the coding sequence atGGTGGAGAAACCCCGTGAGCAACATCAACTCCTTCCCGTTAGGGCCGGGCGGGCTACAGGTTACAGTGCAACGGCTGTAGAAGTAACAACTTCAACGCCACATTCCCCGATGAGCAAGTCGGGTGGCGGAAGACAAGCTCATGTGGAACCAACGGAGATGCGGCGGCGCCGCGAGTCGAAAGTGCTTTTGAGCGCTCtcctattttgttttgttttcatgtCTGTGgagtttgtttttggtgtccTCGCGCATTCCCTCGCACTTCTCACCGATGCTTCGCACCTCCTCATTGACGTGGGCGCCTACGCGATGAGTGTTGTGAGCCTCTGTACCGCCTCACGCTCTTCCTGCGGGAAGTACAATTATGGTTGGCATCGTGCGGAAGTCATCGGAACGCTTGTGTCGATCTTCTCCATTTGGGCCCTTGTCGTCTGGATTGTCATGGAGGGCTTGGACCGGTCGTGGACTGTAGTGAAGTGTAGCCGTATCCATGCTATGCTTGCTACCACTGCTCAACAGTACAAGCGAATTAATAGCATCAGCTATTACGGCTTCAGTAATATTTCACAGCGCCCTACGGTCGACAAGGACGGAGCGCTGAGAGAGGCGACGCATATGGAAATGTGTACAAGTATCGACTCACCCATCATGGTTGTGGTGGGTGTATTAGGGATGGTGGTAAACGTTGTATGCGCCGCTATTTTGTACTTCGGTGGTTCGCACGGCCACAGTCATTTTGGTGGATCACACCATCATAGCCATAGCGGTAacggggaagaagaggattcACTATGCGAGGAGAATACTGAGCACAATCACAGTCACGACCATGGACATGGATACGGGCACAGCGGaagtgaaggtgaaggtCATGATCACAGTCACAGTCACAGTGGCAGAGGGTTCGCCGTTCACGCTGCTCTGCTTCATGCGTTGGGTGATTGTGTCCAGTCTCTCGGCGTCATCCTCGCTGGAATCTTCATTTATGTCGCAAACCGTTATTCGTACGGTGTTCCATCATATCGCTACTCCATTTACAACCTTGCAGACCCGCTGTGCTCGCTACTGTTTGCCGTCATTACGCTCAACATGACGCGACCGTTGCTGCGGGACCTTCTGGGAATTCTCATGGAGAGTACCCCTCCGGGAATTAACTACTCCGAGTTGTCGAGTGCCCTGCGCAGTATTAAAGGTGTTGAAGGCGTACACGACCTTCACGTGTGGTCGATTGCCTCCGACTACGCAGCGCTGTCGGTTCATCTTGAGGCGGACGATAAGGACGCAGCCCTTCAGAAGGCACAGGAGGTTTGCAAGAGATTTGGCATCACCCATACGACCATTCAGGTGGACACGGTGGAAAATGGGGCAGGTCTATGTCACTCAACTTGTGGAACAGTTTAA